One region of Brassica oleracea var. oleracea cultivar TO1000 unplaced genomic scaffold, BOL UnpScaffold00911, whole genome shotgun sequence genomic DNA includes:
- the LOC106320406 gene encoding putative exosome complex component rrp40, which produces MSSKVSVSPTSLIDQIVVPGDVVLDLSNMTNQTIKLGSGLRQDSDAISAMRAGKFSYSKPNKYWVESSHKRYIPRTEDHVLGIVVDYKADNFWVDIKGPQIALLPGLAFEGATRRSIPKFEVGTLLYLRVVKTNIGMNPELSGTDASGKASVFGPLKDGFMFETSTGLSRMLLSSPTCPVLEALGKKLSFEIATGLNGRVWVNAAAPRSVIIVANAIMNSETLSATQQRIMVEKLLAKISD; this is translated from the exons ATGAGTTCCAAAGTTTCCGTGTCGCCCACAAGCCTCATCGATCAGATTGTC GTTCCAGGTGATGTTGTTCTTGATTTGTCAAACATGACTAACCAGACTATCAAGCTCGGCAGTGGCCTCCGTCAG GATAGTGATGCTATCTCTGCAATGAGAGCTGGGAAGTTTAGTTACTCCAAGCCAAATAAGTATTGGGTCGAGAGTTCTCATAAACGG tacATTCCTCGCACTGAGGATCATGTTCTTGGAATTGTGGTGGATTATAAAGCAGAT AATTTTTGGGTGGACATAAAAGGTCCTCAGATAGCGCTTTTGCCAGGTCTTGCATTCGAAGGAGCGACACGAAGAAGCATTCCCAAGTTTGAG GTAGGCACTCTGCTTTATCTTCGAGTTGTTAAAACAAACATAGGAATGAACCCTGAGCTGTCTGGTACCGACG CAAGTGGCAAAGCTTCAGTATTTGGACCCTTAAAAGATGGTTTCATGTTTGAAACTTCAACTGGTCTTTCAAGAAT GTTGTTGAGTTCACCAACGTGCCCAGTACTCGAAGCTCTTGGAAAGAAACTCTCTTTCGAGATCGCCACTGGCTTAAACGGCAGAGTGTGGGTAAATGCAGCTGCTCCACGTTCAGTGATTATCGTAGCCAACGCGATAATGAACTCTGAAACCTTAAGCGCGACTCAGCAGAGAATCATGGTTGAGAAATTGCTTGCAAAAATCTCAGactaa
- the LOC106320405 gene encoding pantothenate kinase 2-like: MAGREDDEHDPPILDDKTEAEAKSSERDMAPPGPGTSIHRSGSRPQLDLSKAEIQGNFEERDPTILLPNQSDDISHLALDIGGSLIKLLYFSRHEDYSNDDDKGKKTIKERLGLTNGKLRSYPVLGGRLHFVKFETHKINECLDFIHSKQLHRRDPYPWSSKTLPLGTGVIKVTGGGAYKFADLFKERLGVSIEKEDEMHCLVSGANFLLKAIRHEAYTHMDGEKEFVQIEPNDLYPYLLVNVGSGVSIIKVDGEGKFERVSGTNVGGGTYWGLGRLLTKCKSFDELLELSQKGDNSTIDMLVGDIYGGMDYSKIGLSASTIASSFGKAISENKELEDYRPQDISLSLLRMISYNIGQISYLNALRFGLKRIFFGGFFIRGHAYTMDTISFAVHFWSKGDMQAMFLRHEGFLGAMGAFMSYEKHGLDDLMSHQLVERFPMGAPYTGGNIHGPPLGDLNEKISWMEKFVRRGTEITAPVPMTPSKTTGLGGFDVPSSRGSALRSDASALNVGVLHLVPTLEVFPLLADPKMYEPNTIDLSDQGEREYWLKVLSEHLPDLVDTAVASEGGTEDAKRRGDAFARAFSAHLARLMEEPAAYGKLGLANLLELREECLREFQFVDAYRSIKQRENEASLAVLPDLLEELDSMTEEARLLTLIEGVLAANIFDWGSRACVDLYHKGTIIEIYRMSRNKMQRPWRVDDFDAFKERMLGSGGKQPHRHKRALLFVDNSGADVILGMLPLAREFLRRGTEVVLVANSLPALNDVTAMELPDIVAGAAKHCDILRRAAEMGGLLVDAMVNPGDGSKNDSTSAPLMVVENGCGSPCIDLRQVSSELAAAAKDADLVVLEGMGRALHTNFNAQFKCEALKLAMVKNQRLAEKLINGNIYDSVCRYEPPSLSQM; the protein is encoded by the exons atggCTGGTCGAGAAGATGATGAGCATGATCCACCAATTCTTGACGATAAAACAGAAGCTGAAGCAAAATCTAGTGAAAGAGATATGGCTCCTCCTGGTCCTGGCACTTCAATCCACAGATCAGGCTCTAGGCCACAGCTTGATCTAAGCAAAGCTGAGATTCAAGGGAACTTCGAGGAGAGAGACCCCACCATTCTCTTGCCTAATCAGTCTGATGATATCTCTCATTTGGCACTTGACATCGGAG GATCTTTGATAAAGTTGCTGTATTTTTCGAGGCACGAGGACTACTCAAATGATGATGATAAGGGGAAGAAGACTATCAAGGAGAGGTTGGGTTTAACCAATGGGAAGTTGAGAAGCTATCCTGTTCTTGGTGGGAGGCTTCATTTTGTTAAGTTTGAGACTCACAAGATAAATGAGTGCTTAGATTTTATCCATTCAAAGCAGCTTCATCGCCGAG ATCCTTATCCTTGGAGTTCGAAGACCCTGCCTTTGGGGACTGGTGTTATCAAG GTCACAGGTGGTGGGGCTTATAAATTTGCAGACTTGTTCAAGGAACGGCTTGGCGTTAGCattgagaaagaagatgaaatgCATTGTCTTGTTTCTGGAGCTAATTTTTTGCTCAAG GCTATTCGGCATGAAGCCTACACGCACATGGACGGTGAGAAAGAATTTGTACAGATAGAACCCAATGATTTGTATCCCTATCTTCTTGTTAACGTTGGGTCTGGTGTTAGCATAATCAAG GTTGATGGGGAGGGAAAGTTTGAACGTGTAAGTGGGACTAATGTTGGTGGTGGTACCTATTGGGGCTTAGGAAGACTTCTAACCAAGTGCAAGAg tTTTGATGAACTTCTAGAACTCAGTCAAAAGGGAGACAACAGTACCATTGACATGCTTGTTGGTGATATCTATGGTGGCATGGATTACTCCAAG ATTGGCCTCTCTGCTTCAACAATAGCTTCTAGCTTTGGCAAGGCCATCTCTGAAAATAAGGAACTAGAAGATTACAGACCTCAAGACATTTCCTTGTCTCTTCTGCGGATGATTTCTTACAATATCGGACAG ATATCATACTTGAACGCCCTTCGATTTGGGTTGAAGAGAATATTTTTTGGAGGATTTTTCATAAGGGGACATGCATATACCATGGACACAATCTCCTTTGCTGTACATTTCTG GTCGAAAGGAGATATGCAAGCTATGTTCTTGAGGCATGAAGGTTTTCTTGGTGCTATGGGTGCGTTCATGAGCTACGAGAAGCATGGATTGGACGATTTAATGTCACATCAGTTGGTTGAGAGGTTCCCAATGGGTGCACCATACACTGGAGGAAATATCCATGGACCACCACTTGGTGATCTGAACGAGAAG ATTTCATGGATGGAAAAGTTTGTGCGTAGAGGAACTGAAATAACTGCGCCTGTACCGATGACTCCATCGAAAACTACTGGTCTTGGAGGCTTTGACGTTCCCTCATCCAGAGGGAGTGCTCTAAGATCTGACGCTAGTGCTTTAAACGTTGGTGTTCTTCATCTTGTGCCCACACTAGAGGTGTTCCCATTACTGGCTGACCCCAAAAT GTATGAGCCTAACACCATTGACCTATCAGACCAAGGCGAAAGAGA GTACTGGCTCAAAGTTTTGTCTGAGCATTTGCCAGACCTGGTTGATACG GCTGTTGCAAGTGAAGGAGGAACTGAGGATGCGAAAAGGCGTGGTGATGCTTTTGCTCGTGCCTTCTCTGCTCATTTGGCAAG ATTAATGGAAGAGCCAGCTGCATACGGAAAGCTGGGGCTCGCAAATCTATTGGAGCTTAGGGAAGAGTGCTTAAGAGAGTTCCAGTTTGTTGATGCCTATAGAAGCATCAAGCAAAG GGAGAACGAGGCATCACTTGCTGTTTTACCTGATTTACTGGAGGAGCTTGACTCGATGACCGAG GAAGCGAGGTTGCTTACACTAATAGAAGGTGTTTTAGCTGCAAACATATTTGACTGGGGATCTCGAGCATGTGTTGATCTTTATCACAAAGGAACCATTATTGAAATATACAGAATGAGTCGCAACAAGATGCAGAGACCTTGGAGG GTAGATGATTTTGATGCTTTCAAAGAAAGGATGCTTGGATCTGGAGGTAAGCAGCCTCATCGACATAAAAGAGCGTTACTCTTTGTTGATAACTCAGGAGCAGACGTCATTCTTGGGATGCTTCCTCTTGCCAGAGAGTTTCTCCGTCGCGGAACTGAA GTTGTTCTTGTAGCAAACTCTCTTCCTGCTCTCAATGATGTGACCGCTATGGAACTCCCTGATATAGTCGCTGGTGCTGCTAAG CACTGTGATATTCTGAGGAGAGCGGCGGAAATGGGAGGCTTGCTTGTAGATGCCATGGTGAATCCGGGAGATGGGTCAAAGAATGATTCAACTTCAGCACCTTTGATGGTTGTTGAAAATGGATGCGGGAGTCCTTGTATCGACCTCAGACAAGTCAGCTCAGAGCTTGCAGCTGCTGCCAAAGATGCTGATCTT GTTGTCTTGGAAGGTATGGGAAGAGCTCTTCACACCAACTTCAACGCTCAATTCAAATGCGAGGCTCTCAAG CTAGCAATGGTTAAGAACCAGAGATTGGCTGAGAAGTTGATAAATGGAAACATATATGACAGTGTTTGCAGATATGAGCCTCCCTCTCTATCTCAAATGTAA